Genomic window (Thalassophryne amazonica unplaced genomic scaffold, fThaAma1.1, whole genome shotgun sequence):
agggggggaactaacggcggctaagctaccttggtccgcaccgactacaggggcctggctagctgtagaattttccacggtgcggagccgagtctccaattcgcccagcctggcctccaaagctacgaataagctacacttattacaagtaccgttactgctaaaggaggccgaggaataactaaacatttcacacccagagcagaaaagtgcgggagagacaggagaagccgccatgctaaatcggctaagagctagtagctacgctaagctagcggattcctaaaaacacgcaaagtgaataatgtgtaaataatttagaggtgattcagcagaaggagtgctttagttaaggcacgtaaagattacactgggaaacaaatcgtaatctagataactagatcaatctaactgcgcagattaaacagctaacagatacagaaaaacaccgctgtgctccggaacaggaagtgatacaataccgcagtgagagccaaccaccagagccAACCAACATCCATAAGTGTTACATGTCATCACAAACATgggtcacatacacacacagatgaGACATAAATAACATTTTTTGATGTAGCGTGGCCAAAGGGAACAATCAACACCTGGTACAAATCAGATGTTGAGTTCATAAGTACTTTTtctggtctcgtggttaagcgttgggcttcacacCAGAGGATCTGGTTGAAAACCCAGCCAGAATGGAATATCATTAAgggccctagttgctcccggattGTAGGTataattataaagtgctttgcacttctgatgcagatggagtgctatataaattcagtccatttaccatttatgtgatGGTGGGCCCTTTTGAACAGGTGTGATCTCCATCTCATTTTCATgactttaatgttttgattgatATGTTGCAATATACCATTATTTCAGTATAGTATTTCATAATATTTGTAATAATGACTTtgttataaatacataaatataacacaatgctaaaataccctcggctatatgagcattgtcttctttataattggtatcccagtaattgatgtgtgtgtgtttgtgcgtgcgaGAGTGGCTGTACGCCCAACCGTtgtgtcaataaagtaaattcgcgagcatatacgcccaaccacaaccaaccaatgagcgtgcttgtaagctcacttccggtttcaacgcgggagggaaaaacggcggatattttctcgccagctgcgggagggttcacagcccgcggaggagctgtgatctaaaatggttctgtttggctcatcatgcccagggaacagtgtcaaactaacaccatcttacagccaacaagcagtattttgttcaaaaactgcttcgtcattgttaacaggcttccgttcaaaatgcttatgaagtttgtctgttttcatccattgtggtgttttcgcactaattaaagatggcgccattaaatgtgtcaaacatacgccacttTAGAGcctaaaaaagtggtgtaaaaatgtagtttagatgcacaaaatgtcaaatacacaatcacggttgggccaataagataagacattatattgatCTGCCCAGCGGTTctgcatgtaacgttcaatgtatgacttatctgcccaacggttgggcgtatagcctttgcttTGAATTGATAAGTCCTTttctggtcttgtggttaagcattgggcttcaaaccagaggatccgtggttcaaaacccagccagactggaaaatcattaagggccctagttgctcccagattGTAGGTataattataaagtgctttgcacttctgatgcagatggagtgctatataaattcagtccatttaccatttatgtgatGGTGGGCCCTTTTGAACAGGTGTGATCTCCATCTCATTTTCATgactttaatgttttgattgatATGTTGCAATATACCATTATTTCAGTATAGTATTTCATAATATTTGTAATAATGACTTtgttataaatacataaatataacacaatgctaaaataccctcggctatatgagcattgtcttctttataattggtatcccagtaattgatgtgtgtgtgtttgtgcgtgcataaaattatacttttattgttatttacattaattattaaggtcctattgtcttacagcatctgcaggagggcatacGTGTGTGCATacgtgagcttttgacaagagcagaagtttgcGTACACagtgatgtcttgtaaatcacttcagaggtgttatcagattccaaaaacagtgtttttaggttTAGtatttaagtgtttatttctcgctagcttttacataatatatgacagaggttatatttacacacaaacaaaattgaaTTTAGTACTGTACATGAAGAGGAAGATCTAGATGTTACCTCATGAGCAAGCACATGTTTGATAGTGATGAGGTAAAAATCCCTCACTGGTTTTTGATTACAGAAAATCCCCTTAGGCACATTGGACTGAATGGGGTCACCATCTGCTGTAGCCGTTCTTAGATAAAGCAAAAGCCACAACACATATTTGACAGACTAATCAGTGACAGAAACTGATGCAACTAACAGTGACTTATTATTTGCTATGACTGGATCAATAAATGGGCAACAAGGAGGTGCAGCTCAGAACTTCAGAGAAACAGGCTGCATTAGTCAGTGTCCATGGTGATGTCAGACTCACCATGGCAGAAGAGTTCCCAAAGACCACTTCTTTTTTCTTCCCTTTCAGTAGGTTCATTCCGAGCAGATTTTGTACTATAAAATTTCTAGTTTTTAGTTCCACCTTAAAATGATCTTTCCTGAACTGATTGGAATCGCATGAAATACCGGTTAATAATATCCCATTTAAGGCTGTATGTCACAAAAATTGTTATCTGCTGCGTTTTACTCATAGTCTATTACTAATGATGCAGGTAACAAGCTAAATGGATATAGTTAACTATTTCCATCATTGTTTCTCTTTACATGTTAGCGTGCCCATCAAACATTGAAGTTAATCACCGGTATGGACCAGGAGGACCCAGAGGCTCCACACATTAAAGAAGAACAAAATGAAATTTGGACTCATCTCAAGAGAGAACAGCTTCAAGAACTGGATAAAGCTGAAGCTGCTATTTTTCCATTCACATCTGTCAGTGTGAAGCTTGAAAATGATGAAAGGCAACCTCAGATCTCACAGTTTAATCCAAGTCAAACTAAGGAGAACAGAGAGACAGTGTGTGCGGCCAGAAATATATCTGAAGACATCAAGACAGAAGCTGAAGGTGAATTTGATTAGTAGATGTTATTTTTACAACTATTGAGATTCGTTGCATTAGTATAATGATTTATTTGTGATCGTTTCTTGCAGATGTTAAGCACTTGTTGATGGTCCCTGCACATCAGAGTTGGGTCCCCAGTATGGACCTGGAGTACCCAAAAGTTTCACACATTAAAGAAGAACTTTGGACCAGTCATGAAGAAGAGCAACTTCAAGATCTGGGTGAAAGTGACATTGCCAAGTTTCCATTCACTGTCAtcactgtgaagagtgaaaatgaagaGAAACCTCTAATGTCACATTTTAATCAAAGCCAAGCTGAAGAGAACAGAGAGACGGAGTTTCTAGCCAGAAATGCATCTAAACAGATGAATACAGAAGCAGATGGAGATGTCTATATAGCATCACAAGTTAATAGCCTGGACCTGGATAATCATTTTCAACAAGATATTAATGATCAAATGTCAGagcctgagactgatgacagtgatgagtgGATAGAGACCAGGTTGCCTCAGTCAAGTTTAAATATGCAGAAAAATGATGACATCACTATAAATAATATACAATCTGACATTGCTGAGAATCAGTTTAGCTGCTTTGTGTGTAGTAAAACATTTAGCCGCAAAGATAAAGTAAAGccccacatgagaattcatacaggagagaaaccgttTAACTGTTCTGACTGTGGTAAAAGTTTTGGCCTCAAAGGTAATCTGATGATGCATATTAAAATCCACACAGATGAAAAACTATTTAGCTGTAAAATGTGTGAGAAAAGATTTCGTTTTACATGGAATCTAAagtcacacatgagaattcacaccggagaaaaaccatttagctgtactGTGTGTGCTAAAAGATTTCATGACAGAGGGAGTCTGAAGAAGCATGTGAGA
Coding sequences:
- the LOC117506201 gene encoding gastrula zinc finger protein XlCGF57.1-like encodes the protein MDQEDPEAPHIKEEQNEIWTHLKREQLQELDKAEAAIFPFTSVSVKLENDERQPQISQFNPSQTKENRETVCAARNISEDIKTEAEDVKHLLMVPAHQSWVPSMDLEYPKVSHIKEELWTSHEEEQLQDLGESDIAKFPFTVITVKSENEEKPLMSHFNQSQAEENRETEFLARNASKQMNTEADGDVYIASQVNSLDLDNHFQQDINDQMSEPETDDSDEWIETRLPQSSLNMQKNDDITINNIQSDIAENQFSCFVCSKTFSRKDKVKPHMRIHTGEKPFNCSDCGKSFGLKGNLMMHIKIHTDEKLFSCKMCEKRFRFTWNLKSHMRIHTGEKPFSCTVCAKRFHDRGSLKKHVRMHTGEKPFSCTECAKRFTDQGTLKAHLRMHTGEKPFSCTECGKRYHDKGSMKKHMRTHKGEKHFSCTKCAKTFHDNGALRAHLRIHTGDKPFNCSVCDQRFGHKSHLNTHMRIHTGERPFSCTICAKRFHAKGGLKKHMKIHTGEKPFSCAECAKRFRDKSSLKKHMRMHTGEKPFSCIECAKCFTDNWTLKAHLRIHTGEKPFSCIVCNKKYHDKGSLKKHVRTHKGEKPFHCIECAKTFHDNGTLKAH